GCTCAGTTAGCAAGGCGAGCGAAAACGGGCTACCGGCGCGCAGCGGCGGCGCCCTGAGGCCCAGAAGAAGGACGTCCGGAACCCGGCCGATCGGCTCACCGAACTGATGGAGTTGCGTGCTCGTCGCGCTCTCACCGACACCGAGTACGAATCCGAAAAAGCGGGAGTTGCTCGGCCAACGGGAAAGTCGCCGAGCCTGAAGGCCTCCAAGGATCCGTCAAGGATCTCACAAGAGGCCAGACGGAATCTCTGCCCATGTTTCTCACCAGTGCCGGCGACGCCGAGCCGTATCCCGCGGCAGGGTTTTCCGCCGCCCGGCCGGGCAGGCTCGTCCTCATCACGTTGGCGTGCACACTGCTGCCCGCGCTGGTAACGCTTGACGCCACGATCGCCAACGTGGCGCAACGAACCTTCGCCGAGCAGTTCTCGTCGACTCCGGCCGCCGTCGCGTGGACCGCGACGGGCTACGGCCTGGCGCTGGCGGCGGCGATCCCGATAACCGGCTGGGCCGCCGGCAGGGTCGGCGCAAAAATGCTCGCTCTGGGAGCTGTGGCGTTGTTCTCCTGGGCGTCGTTGCTGTGCGCCCAAGCGCCCAACGTCGCGCTGCTGGTGACGTTTCGGGTGCTTCAGGGGCTTGCGGGCGGAACGCTGATGCCGCTGCAGCTAGACATCCTGGCGCATGCGGCCGGTCCGCAACGGGTGGGCCGGGTGCTGCAGGTCAGCATGCTTCCGGCCCTGCTGGCCCCGATCTATGGTCCCATCGTCGGTGGCTGGTTGATCGGCTCGTTCGGCTGGCACGCGATCTTCCTGATCAACGTCCCCATCGGACTGATGACCCTGATAGTCGCGGGATTCGTTCTGCCCGAGGACGTCCCGGCTCCCAAGAAGGCGCTCGACAGGGTCGGCTCCCTGTTGCTGTCACCTGGCTTGGCGCTGCTCCTGTACGGCCTTTCACGACTTCCGGAGCGATTCGCCGTCGCCGACCCGCACGTCGCGGTGCCGACCGCTTTCGGAGTGCTGCTGATCGGCGCATTCATTGTGCGGGCCCTCCGTCGCCCCAAGCTTGCGCTGATCGACCTGCGCCTGCTCAGACACCGGAACGTCGCTGCCGCGAACGCCGTCAGGTTCTTGTTCGCCGTCACATTCTTCGGAACCTGCCTGCTCCTTCCCGGCTATTTTCAGCAGGTGATGTGGAAGACGCCGCTGCAGGCCGGGGTGTTGCTTGTACCGCAGACGCTGGGTGCCGCCGCGGTGATGCCGATCGTGGGCCGGCTCATGGAACGGTATGGTCCGCGCCGCGTCGTGCTGACGGGCACGATGCTCGGCGTAACGGGCCTGGCCGCGTTGATCTGCGGGGTGACGGGAGATACCGCGAAGCTGATTGTCGGGCTCACATTGTTCGGCATCGGCAGCGGCTGCATGATGACCCCGGTTTCCCGGTCGGCCGTGCACGCGTTACCGCACGCCGAAATTGCGCACGGGTCAACGCTGTTCAACGTCAACCACCACATGGCGGCGTCGATCGGGGCCGCGTTGATGTCGGTGATCTTGACCGTCAGGTCCACCCACGCCGCCCCCGCCATGTCACAGGCCTACGCGGGCGCCTTCCTGGTTGCGTTGCTGTTGCTCGCGACGGCGGCGGTCCCGGCGTCGTTCCTGCCGAACCAGGCAAACTAGCCCGGCGGTTGCGCGCGAAAGACTTTCCCGCCGCGAGGCAGAAATCAGTTCTGTGTGGCGGGCACCGACTCGGCCTTGAGCTTCAGGTAATTGCGAATCCGGAACCGGGCGAATTCCCGCTGCCGACGTGGGGAGAGCTGCCCGCCCGCCGCCGCCGCGTCGATGATCTCGGGCTCGACGGCCCCGTACGTTTCCCCGTGTACGCGCAGCGTAGCGCGGCCCGCCGCCAGCACGTTGCGCAGCCAATCCACCTGAGTGCCATAGGGAAGGGGGATGATGAAGCCGTCACCAACACGCTCGATCACGACCGGGGTGCTGTACGCCTTGCCCGAGTGCCGGCCGGTGTGTTCGATAACCCCCGCGTACCAATACTTTTGGCCTGCCAGCAGCATCATGACGGGGTTCATTACGTGCTTGTTGAACACCCGAAGCGTGTCGATCACCATGCTGGGCTCCTTGGATCCGATACGTCGCTTTCGACAACACGGTAGGGCTGGCGGCGGGCGAGTTCCTAGGGCCTTTGGACCCCACCGAGGTCACCCCGCGAAATGGTCGAGAAGCCAAGCGATCTCGCAGCGACGTCGATCGAGTCAGTCGGTGCCGACGTGTCGGCGGAGGAAATCGAGGACCGCTCCGGCGAAGATGTCATTGCGGTCGCCGGCGACCATGTGCCCGGCGCCGCGGACATCGGTGAACTCGACCTGTGGGAACCGTTCGAGGAATTCGTCGGCGCGTTCCTGGCTGACAAGATCGCTCATCTGGCCCCGAACCAGGAGCATGGGCACGCCGCCCTCCAGGATGGCCTCGACGGCCGCATGCATCCGATCGGGGTCGGTGACCTCGAACGGCGGATACGCCGCGGTGCCACTGATGAATTGCGGGTCCCAGTGCCAGTACCACCGGTCGCCGCGGCGGCGCAGATTCGTCGTCAAGCCCTCCAGGTCGGTAGGTCGTGGTCGGTGCGGGTTGTACTCGGCGATCGCGTCGGCGACCTCGTCGAGCGATCCGAAGCCCGACTCCACCCGGTCGGCCATGAAGGCGTGTATCCGGTTCGCGCCCGACTGGTCCATGTTCGGCACGATGTCGACCAACACGACGGCGCTCGCGATGCCAGGCGCGATTTCGCCCGCCAGCAGCATCGACGTGAACCCCCCGAGCGAGGCGCCCACCAGCACCGGGCGCGGAGGCAGGTTGCGCAGCACTTCTAAGACATCGGCGGCGAAGCTGACGACGCGATAGTCGCCGTCGGTCGACCAGTCCGATTCGCCATGCCCGCGCAGGTCGATGGTGACGGCCTGCCAACCGCGCTCGGCCACCGCGGCGGCGGCTTTTCCCCATGAGCGGCGGGTCTGCCCGCCGCCGTGCAGGAACACCACCGGCTGCGCCGAAGGATCGCCCAGGCGATCGGCGACGATGCGAACGCCGCCGGGACCCTGGATCGAGAACGGTTCCGCTGCCGTCGTCATCACGTGATACTAAATCGCACGGCATCGCGGCCCGCGGCGGATCACCCAATACCACGCAGCGTGGCATCCCGGAGTCGGAGCAGCCACCATGCCGACGTATCCGCCCAACATGTTGTTCACGTCGGAATGTTGTTCACGTCCGTCACCGAGGCCGCGGGTCTCGCGGACGAGTGCCTACTCCAGCTCGGATACTGCATAGGGCAAGCGACCCCGTCTCCGTCATGGTGAATGCCCATGGCACTGGCAGCCTCGCCGATGGCGCGGTCGCGCGGCTGGCGCGGTCGTCTTTCCGCTGTCGCCCCGGGGGATGATCGACCACCCAAGGTTGCGGCGCCCCGTGTACCGCGAAACGGCGGCGTACGGCCACTTCGGGCGCCCGGGATTCTGGGAGAACCTCGATGCGACCGAGGCGCTGCTGGACGCGGCGGGGGGAGAACCGACGGTGCGGAGTTGCTACTTCGGCGCCCCGCCATCAGCGGCCCCGTGCTCGCCGCGCCACAACTTGGCGAACCGCCGGGCAACTCCGCCCAGTCGGCCCTGCTGGAATCCCTTGAGTCGGCTCAGGGTTTGTCGGCCCTCGGCCGCGTAGTCCTTGACGGTTTCGTCGCCCTCTTCAGCGCGCATGCCTGTCCCCCGTTGTCTGCTCGGTTGAATCGTGCTGGCCGCTCCGGCTGCGGAAATCCCGGCCACTCGGACCGTCCGTCACCATGCGCCGGAGGGGGCCTTCCGTTGCCTACCCGACCCGCCGAGATCCGAAACCGCGCCGGGTTCGTGCTCCCCAGCGTGGTTCAGGACACCCGCTGCTTGGTGGCCTTGACGGGCGCGGTGCTCGGCGGTGACTTCAGCAAGTTGCCGCGGACGCTGCCCCGGGCGGTGCGCACCGCCACCAGGAGCCAGGTGAAGAGCAGGCCGGCGTAAGCGATCGCCGCGGCGGCCCTGAACGCCGGCAGATGGGTGTGCCCCGCGAGCTGAGCGGTGCCGGTGACAAAGGTGCCGACCGGGAAGGTCAGGCTCCACCATGTCAGCGCGAACGGCATGCCGCGGCGCAACGTGCGCACCGTGAGGGAGGTCGCCAACGCGATCCACAGCACGGCGAAACCCCACACCGGGACGCCGTACACGATCGCGAACGCGTTCATGTCCTCGGCGATCTCGTGATCGACAGCCAGGCCGGCCGTGGCGCCCAAAAGCCCTGCCGCCGTGATGGATTGACCGAGCGGACCCAACACGATCCACAGCGTGGGCACCCGCGCGGATCCGGAGGTGCCGTAGAGGACCAGGCGGCTCCAGATCATCGCGATGATGTTCAACGAAGCCACCAACGACAACCCGAACATCGCGTAGCAGCCGTACAGCATGGTTTGCCGCCCGACACCGGCCGCCATGTGCGGCAGCAGCAGCGCACCCGTCGCGGCCGACACCATCGGCGGGACGACCGGCATCAGCCAGCCCCCGAACGCCGCGTCCGCCTCGACGTCGTGCTGGGTGAACATGAGGAACGGAATGCTGACGGCCGTGAACAGGCCGCCCAGCGTGCCCGCGGTCCACAGCACCCAGTCCAGGTCAACGGCGGCGCGGTCGCCGAGCAGGTCGCTGCCGACGAGCACCGCTCCCCCGCCGACGGTCATCAGCGCCATCGGCGCGGCGCCGTAGAAGTGGGCCATCTGCGGGTTACGCGCGTGGCTGCGCGCCGCGGTGGGATGGCGCAGCCAGTGGCCTCCGACCAGGACGATCAGGACGATCAGCAACACGGCGGCGATCACCCACACCGCCTCGGCGAACGCCCGCAACCCCACCACGTGGACGGGCAGGGTGGCGCCGGCGGTGGCGACGATCCCGGTTCCCATCACCGAGGCGAACCAGTTGGGCCCGATGTTGCCGAGGACTTCGACCCGCGTCAGCGGCGACGGGACGCCTTGCGGAGTTGGGGTGGCCATAGGTGGAAACCTACTGCGCGGAGGCGGTGGGATGCGCGGCTTAGACTCCCAACCGTGACGCAACCCGTGCGAACCACGCACGCATTGGGAAGACTGCCGGTGACGATCGGGCTCGCAGTTCTACTGGTGCTCGTCGTGCTGGCGACGCCGGTCAAGCAGCGGTGCGGAGCGCCCGGCTACTCGTGCGCCACGTCGCTGGACGCGCGGGGCAACGTGCACTACTACTACGAGCTCGAGCCGCTCGGGGTGTACCTCACCGAAATCATCACCGGCACCGACATCCGCTTCTGTTACAGGTCGGGCGACGAGTCCGTGAAGGTGCGCTAGGCGTCCCCACGTTTCGTACTGTGACCGCGCCGACACCGGATCGGTACGCGCCGCCCAGCGGTCTCGAGCGATGGGTGCCCAGCGCCGAAAGTGCTGGTAGAGGCGTCGACGAACCCCGCCGAGGATCCGCCATACCGGCGCGCATCCTCGGTTGGGCCGAAGTTTCGATTGGGGCCGGCACGGCAAGCTCCCGCATACTTGACAGCATGCTTCTTGCGACTTTGCCGCAAACCGCCTGCGCGGTCCGCGGTGATGCGCGGAGCCGAGGTTTGTGATGGCACGCTCTGGCGGCGCTCATCGCCGCCATCGAGCCGTCCGCCAGCCATCCCGTCTGCGCAAGGGGCTGACGCGCAGCTTCATGGCGCTGGTTTCGGTTGGGGCGGTGCTGATGACCGCGGCGGGCTATTACGTGGCCCACGGCGCGCTGGGCGGCATCACCGTCTCGGACGCCCTGCGCCCCGAAGATCCGCGTTCCAGCGGCGACAACATGAACATCCTGCTCATCGGGCTGGACTCGCGCAAAGACCAGGACGGTAACGACCTGCCCTGGTCGATCCTCAAGCATCTGCACGCCGGTGATTCCGAAGACGGCGGCTACAACACCAACACATTGATACTCGTGCACGTCGGGGCCGACGACAAAGTCGTGGCGTTCTCCATTCCGCGCGACGACTGGGTGCCCTTCAACGGTGTTCCGGGATACAACCACATCAAGATCAAGGAGGCGTACGGGCTGACCAAGCAGTACGTCGCCCAGAAGCTGGTCAACCAGGGCGTGGGCGACCAGAAAGAACTGGAAACCAAGGGCCGCGAGGCGGGCCGCGCGGCGACCTTGCGCGCGGTGCGCAGCCTCACCGGCGTCCCGATCGACTACTTCGCCGAGGTCAACCTGGCCGGCTTCTTCGACATGGCGCAGACGCTGGGCGGCGTGGAGGTGTGCCTGAACCACGACGTGTACGACTCGTACTCCGGCGCGGACTTCCCGGCCGGGCGGCAGCGACTCGACGCGGCGCAGGCGCTGGCGTTCGTTCGGCAGCGGCATGGCCTGGATAACGGGGACCTGGACCGCACCCACCGGCAGCAGGCGTTTCTGTCGTCGGTCATGCAGGAATTGCAGAGCTCGGGCACCTTCACCAATATCGACAAGCTCAAGAGCCTGATGGCCGTTGCGCGCAAGGACGTCGTGCTGTCCGCGGGCTGGAACGACGACCTGATCCAGCGGCTGGGTGCGCTGGCCGGCGGAAACCTCGAATTCCGCACGCTGCCCGTGGTCCGCTACGACAACATCGACGGCCAGGACGTCAACATCATCGACCCCGCCGCAATCAAGGCCGAGGTGGCGGCGGCGATCGGTGCCCCCGCACCGTCGACCACGCCCGCCACCACCGCCGCCAAGCCCAGTCCCTCCACCGTCGTGGACGTGGTCAATGCCGGCAGCATCAGCGGGATGGCCACCCAGGTGTCCAGCGCGCTGAAAAAACAGGGCTACACCTCCGGGACCGTGCGCGACCGCAAATCCGGCGATCCTTCCACCACGACGGTGCAATACGGCACCGGCGCCGAGACCGACGCGCAGAACGTCGCCAACGTGCTGGGCATCGACGCGCCGGCGCTACCCAGCCCCAGCCTGGACCCCGGTCACATCCGGGTGGTGGTGGACACCAACTTCTCGCTCCCGGCCGCGGACGAGACGACCACCACCACCACCACGACGACCAGCAAGGCGAACACGTACTACTACAACGGGACCGCGACCACCTATCCGACGCCGAACGAGGGGAAACCGGTAGTCGGCGGCGGCGTGCCCTGCGTCAACTAGCTCTACGCGTGCGTCCCGCCGTCTATGCGGATCTCGGTGCCGGTGATGAACGCACCGTCGTCCGACACCAGCATGGCGATCACGCCGGCTACGACGGCGGGATCCGCCATCCCGGTGCCGCTGGATTCCACGGTGGTCGGCAAAACGGGCATCAACCGGGTGAACAGTGACCAGTCGGCGTCTTTGGGGATGTAGCCGCCCGTGGCATCGGTGATGCCCGACTTGATGCTGCCGGGTGCCACGCATACCGCGCGCAGGCCGGCACGCGCGTATTCCAGTGCCAGCGAGTGGGTGAAGGCCTGGATCCCGCCTTTGCTCGCGGCGTAGGCCGCCATGTATGGATGCGCGAACGACGCCGACGTGGAGCTGAAGTT
This genomic window from Mycobacterium saskatchewanense contains:
- a CDS encoding DHA2 family efflux MFS transporter permease subunit is translated as MFLTSAGDAEPYPAAGFSAARPGRLVLITLACTLLPALVTLDATIANVAQRTFAEQFSSTPAAVAWTATGYGLALAAAIPITGWAAGRVGAKMLALGAVALFSWASLLCAQAPNVALLVTFRVLQGLAGGTLMPLQLDILAHAAGPQRVGRVLQVSMLPALLAPIYGPIVGGWLIGSFGWHAIFLINVPIGLMTLIVAGFVLPEDVPAPKKALDRVGSLLLSPGLALLLYGLSRLPERFAVADPHVAVPTAFGVLLIGAFIVRALRRPKLALIDLRLLRHRNVAAANAVRFLFAVTFFGTCLLLPGYFQQVMWKTPLQAGVLLVPQTLGAAAVMPIVGRLMERYGPRRVVLTGTMLGVTGLAALICGVTGDTAKLIVGLTLFGIGSGCMMTPVSRSAVHALPHAEIAHGSTLFNVNHHMAASIGAALMSVILTVRSTHAAPAMSQAYAGAFLVALLLLATAAVPASFLPNQAN
- a CDS encoding nitroreductase family deazaflavin-dependent oxidoreductase, translated to MVIDTLRVFNKHVMNPVMMLLAGQKYWYAGVIEHTGRHSGKAYSTPVVIERVGDGFIIPLPYGTQVDWLRNVLAAGRATLRVHGETYGAVEPEIIDAAAAGGQLSPRRQREFARFRIRNYLKLKAESVPATQN
- a CDS encoding alpha/beta fold hydrolase, with protein sequence MTTAAEPFSIQGPGGVRIVADRLGDPSAQPVVFLHGGGQTRRSWGKAAAAVAERGWQAVTIDLRGHGESDWSTDGDYRVVSFAADVLEVLRNLPPRPVLVGASLGGFTSMLLAGEIAPGIASAVVLVDIVPNMDQSGANRIHAFMADRVESGFGSLDEVADAIAEYNPHRPRPTDLEGLTTNLRRRGDRWYWHWDPQFISGTAAYPPFEVTDPDRMHAAVEAILEGGVPMLLVRGQMSDLVSQERADEFLERFPQVEFTDVRGAGHMVAGDRNDIFAGAVLDFLRRHVGTD
- a CDS encoding TDT family transporter encodes the protein MATPTPQGVPSPLTRVEVLGNIGPNWFASVMGTGIVATAGATLPVHVVGLRAFAEAVWVIAAVLLIVLIVLVGGHWLRHPTAARSHARNPQMAHFYGAAPMALMTVGGGAVLVGSDLLGDRAAVDLDWVLWTAGTLGGLFTAVSIPFLMFTQHDVEADAAFGGWLMPVVPPMVSAATGALLLPHMAAGVGRQTMLYGCYAMFGLSLVASLNIIAMIWSRLVLYGTSGSARVPTLWIVLGPLGQSITAAGLLGATAGLAVDHEIAEDMNAFAIVYGVPVWGFAVLWIALATSLTVRTLRRGMPFALTWWSLTFPVGTFVTGTAQLAGHTHLPAFRAAAAIAYAGLLFTWLLVAVRTARGSVRGNLLKSPPSTAPVKATKQRVS
- a CDS encoding LCP family protein, whose translation is MARSGGAHRRHRAVRQPSRLRKGLTRSFMALVSVGAVLMTAAGYYVAHGALGGITVSDALRPEDPRSSGDNMNILLIGLDSRKDQDGNDLPWSILKHLHAGDSEDGGYNTNTLILVHVGADDKVVAFSIPRDDWVPFNGVPGYNHIKIKEAYGLTKQYVAQKLVNQGVGDQKELETKGREAGRAATLRAVRSLTGVPIDYFAEVNLAGFFDMAQTLGGVEVCLNHDVYDSYSGADFPAGRQRLDAAQALAFVRQRHGLDNGDLDRTHRQQAFLSSVMQELQSSGTFTNIDKLKSLMAVARKDVVLSAGWNDDLIQRLGALAGGNLEFRTLPVVRYDNIDGQDVNIIDPAAIKAEVAAAIGAPAPSTTPATTAAKPSPSTVVDVVNAGSISGMATQVSSALKKQGYTSGTVRDRKSGDPSTTTVQYGTGAETDAQNVANVLGIDAPALPSPSLDPGHIRVVVDTNFSLPAADETTTTTTTTTSKANTYYYNGTATTYPTPNEGKPVVGGGVPCVN